From the Solanum stenotomum isolate F172 chromosome 4, ASM1918654v1, whole genome shotgun sequence genome, one window contains:
- the LOC125861924 gene encoding probable voltage-gated potassium channel subunit beta, with protein sequence MQMQYKNLGRSGLKVSQLSYGAWVTFGNQLDVKEAKTLLQCCRDHGVNFFDNAEVYANGRAEEIMGQAIRELGWKRSDIVVSTKIFWGGSGPNDKGLSRKHIIEGTKASLKRLDMDYVDLIYCHRPDTSTPIEETVRAMNYVIDKGWAFYWGTSEWSAQQITEAWGVAQRLDLVGPIVEQPEYNLLSRHKVESEYLPLYSNYGIGLTTWSPLASGVLTGKYTSGNIPPDSRFSLENYKNLASRSLVDDVLRKVNGLKPIAEELGVPLPQLAIAWCAANPNVSSVITGATKEYQIQENMKAINVIPMLTPAVMEKIEAIVQSKPKRQDSYR encoded by the exons ATGCAAATGCAATACAAGAATTTAGGCAGATCAGGCCTAAAGGTATCCCAGCTCTCTTATGGAGCATGGGTTACCTTTGGAAATCAACTTGATGTCAAAGAAGCAAAAACCCTTTTACAGTGTTGTCGTGACCATGGTgtcaatttttttgacaatGCTGAGGTATATGCTAATGGCAGAGCAGAAGAAATCATGGGTCAAGCGATTCGTGAACTTGGGTGGAAAAGATCAGACATTGTTGTGTCTACAAAGATTTTTTGGGGTGGTTCTGGTCCAAATGATAAAGGGCTTTCAAGAAAACATATAATTGAAGGAACAAAAGCTTCATTGAAGAGACTTGATATGGATTATGTAGATCTGATCTATTGTCATAGGCCTGATACAAGTACACCTATTGAAGAAACTGTTAGGGCTATGAACTATGTGATTGATAAAGGGTGGGCTTTTTATTGGGGTACAAGTGAATGGTCAGCTCAGCAGATTACTGAAGCATGGGGGGTTGCTCAAAGATTGGATCTTGTTGGTCCTATTGTTGAGCAGCCTGAGTATAACTTGTTGTCTAGGCATAAG GTCGAATCTGAGTACCTCCCTCTGTATAGCAACTATGGAATTGGTCTTACCACATGGAGTCCTCTCGCTTCAGGCGTTCTGACTGGAAAATATACCTCAGGGAACATTCCACCAGACAGTCGATTTTCACTGGAAAATTACAAG AATCTCGCCAGCAGATCTTTGGTGGATGATGTGCTGAGGAAAGTAAATGGATTGAAACCAATTGCTGAGGAACTAGGTGTACCTCTGCCTCAACTGGCAATTGCCTGGTGTGCTGCAAATCCTAATGTCTCATCTGTTATTACTGGTGCCACCAAAGAGTATCAG ATTCAAGAGAACATGAAAGCTATCAATGTGATTCCAATGTTAACACCTGCTGTGATGGAGAAGATTGAAGCTATTGTTCAAAGCAAACCGAAGCGCCAAGATTCATATAGGTAG
- the LOC125861940 gene encoding uncharacterized protein LOC125861940, which produces MAHLKVIIANMSNCISTRFMMVPAGNVLIYRDFVSATRPSQKIDKETCQKIIEAAEAVKEGAKEVKSVGEYVKKTVSDSAGNVISEVAKAALDKATEKEEKGAWDKVKDTANDIKNKVVGK; this is translated from the exons atggctcatttaaaagtaattataGCCAACATGTCCAATTGTATTTCGACTAGATTCATGATGGTGCCTGCAGGAAATGTATTGATCTATAGAGACTTTGTTAGTGCCACAAGACCTTCTCAAAAA attGATAAAGAGACATGTCAAAAGATAATAGAAGCAGCAGAAGCAGTGAAAGAAGGAGCTAAAGAAGTGAAAAGTGTGGGAGAATATGTCAAAAAAACTGTTTCTGATAGTGCTGGAAAT GTGATATCAGAGGTGGCAAAAGCAGCACTAGATAAGGCAActgaaaaggaagaaaaaggtGCATGGGATAAAGTCAAAGACACTGCAAATGACATCAAGAATAAAGTAGTTGGCAAGTGA